The Daucus carota subsp. sativus chromosome 2, DH1 v3.0, whole genome shotgun sequence genome includes a window with the following:
- the LOC135150412 gene encoding uncharacterized protein LOC135150412, whose product MIGEVIVVVSCKEGCMESIVRIGWRIGNLVEVEVVGSFEEEIVLDVVLLEVQVEPVVVDQVDIVVVVEAEELGQVEGNSVMMNWTLLPKYSEEYIKGVKDFVSNGMANFGVGTELRCPCKKCTNRFWHSRDVVYEHLICQGPYPEFVNWIYEISKAKFKNSTGISDDMDCDTGGFGLGEDFDDMVLNRHKNSIDTGVKNQMNKEAMNFYRLVEEGKQPLYPGSKTFTRLGFIVKLYMLKCTCGFTESAFSAILELIKEAFPESNLPPSFSAAKGIIKELGLDYEKIHACPNDCMLYWDKDKKENNCKVCVVSRWKSVESDKAAVLENNDRKTYKVPAKVLRYFPLKPRLQRMFLCKEYSQLMTWHSTCRTIDGKLRHPADAKAWKSMDASHPNFSQEARNVRLGLAADGFNPYRTMSISHSTWPVMLVNYNLPPWLIMKPENIILSTLIPGPIQPGNEIDVYLQPLIAELKELWDVGIQTYDAHCNNTFTLRASLLWTISDFPGYGVLSGWTTKGYLCCPECHYETSSIYLKHSRKVCYMNHRKFLPPDHKLRFDTKRFNGEVETGLCPKPLTGKLIENFLAEFRNNFGKQKGKKKDGDCPWKKKSIFFELPYWSDNLVRHNLDVMHCSVKSTRKRT is encoded by the exons atgattggtgaggtgattgttgtggtgagttgtaaggagggttgtatggAGAGTattgtgaggattggctggaggaTTGGTAATCttgtagaagttgaagtggttggaagttttgaggaggagattgttcttgatgttgttcttcttgaagttcaggttgagcCGGTGGTTGTTGatcaggttgatattgttgttgttgtagaggctgaggaacttggacaggttgaagg AAATTCAGTGATGATGAACTGGACATTACTTCCAAAGTATAGTGAAGAATATATAAAAGGGGTCAAAGATTTTGTGTCGAATGGTATGGCAAATTTTGGCGTAGGAACTGAACTTAGGTGCCCGTGTAAGAAATGTACTAATCGCTTCTGGCACTCGCGAGATGTCGTCTATGAGCATCTTATATGCCAGGGGCCATATCCAGAGTTTGTGAACTGGATATATGAGATTTCAAAggcaaaatttaaaaacagCACTGGAATTAGTGATGATATGGACTGTGATACGGGGGGGTTTGGTTTGGGAGAAGATTTTGATGATATGGTCCTTAATCGACATAAAAATAGTATTGATACCGGTGTTAAAAATCAGATGAACAAAGAAGCAATGAATTTCTATAGGCTTGTCGAGGAGGGTAAACAACCTTTGTATCCGGGCTCCAAAACCTTTACTCGTTTAGGTTTTATAGTTAAGCTTTACATGTTGAAGTGCACTTGTGGATTTACGGAGTCAGCCTTTAGTGCAATACTTGAGTTGATAAAGGAGGCCTTCCCCGAGTCAAATTTGCCCCCTTCATTTAGTGCTGCAAAGGGAATAATTAAAGAATTAGGCCTTGATTATGAGAAGATTCACGCATGTCCCAATGACTGTATGTTATATTGGGACAAAgataaaaaggaaaataattgCAAAGTGTGTGTAGTTTCAAGATGGAAATCTGTAGAAAGTGATAAGGCTgctgttttagaaaataatgatAGGAAAACCTATAAAGTCCCTGCCAAGGTCTTGAGATACTTTCCATTAAAACCAAGATTGCAGAGAATGTTCTTGTGTAAAGAATATTCACAGCTCATGACATGGCATTCAACATGCCGAACAATCGATGGAAAGTTAAGACATCCAGCCGATGCCAAGGCCTGGAAGTCTATGGATGCAAGTCATCCAAATTTTTCTCAAGAGGCTCGAAATGTGAGGCTGGGATTAGCGGCAGATGGGTTTAATCCGTACCGAACGATGAGTATATCTCATAGTACTTGGCCAGTGATGCTAGTTAACTATAATTTACCACCGTGGTTGATTATGAAACCTGAAAACATAATTCTTTCCACTCTGATCCCTGGTCCGATACAGCCTGGTAATGAAATAGATGTGTATTTGCAGCCGCTTATAGCTGAGTTAAAAGAATTGTGGGATGTTGGTATACAAACTTATGATGCCCACTGTAATAACACATTTACCTTGCGCGCGAGCCTATTATGGACTATAAGTGATTTCCCGGGGTATGGGGTTTTATCAGGTTGGACCACAAAGGGATACCTTTGCTGTCCCGAATGTCATTATGAGACCTCatctatatatttgaagcaCAGCCGTAAAGTTTGCTACATGAACCACAGAAAATTCCTACCTCCTGATCACAAGCTTAGGTTTGACACGAAGAGATTTAATGGGGAAGTAGAAACAGGCCTCTGTCCCAAACCTTTAACTGGAAAGCTCATTGAAAATTTTTTGGCTGAATTTAGGAATAATTTTGGAAAGCAAAAAGGCAAGAAGAAAGATGGAGACTGTCCTTGGAAAAAAAAGTCGATATTTTTTGAGTTACCCTATTGGAGTGATAATTTAGTTAGGCATAATCTAGATGTGATGcactgttcggtgaaatctacacgcaagcgcacgtga